The Porites lutea chromosome 9, jaPorLute2.1, whole genome shotgun sequence sequence AAATGGCTGTCttatagaaaaacaaatgaagggagtaaagaaagccAGGGACCAACTCTGGGTGTCCGTTTGACAGACTAGAGGTGTTTGTATTATAGTGgggtccgttaagagagagtcgactgttaTCCTCTTAACATGGGGATAGCGCTATCTAGTGGACAAATCTTTGTCAAGTGGATAACACAATTGGTTTCCCCGACACGTGGCCACTGGATATTGATTAATCCAGTGAATAACGCTATACACCATTTGGACAACCAGGGCCTGGATTTATGTTTGTCAGGATGATTTTAGGCAATTATATACAGCGGTGTCATCAAACATCATAGGTCTCTATTACGCCATTCTAATTGCGCTAAGTTCCACAAAATTTGACGTGCGCAAACAATTTGTAAGTATTTTGTAATTCGGTATAAGCTAAATAAACCATATTTACTTACTATTTTAGTAGGACTGTAAACTGGCCAATGACGACCCAGGTCACGAGAAACTTGTGACTGTAGGGCTTCCTTGTAGTCCTTTATTCCATAACTATTAATTAACCCAATAAAAGGATCTCTAATGTGCCAAATCTGTATGTTAGTTCATCGTTTTAATGTTTTGCTGCCCAGGATCTGCTTGCGGCATAACACAGTCAaccctctctaagacggacacctttagGACTGACACCACGTGTCCGTCTTGGAGAAATGgttgtcttatagagagtcaactaaaaggagtaaagaaaggcagggaccaactctaggtgccGTTTTACAAAGGTGTttatcttatagaggtgtccgttaagaaagAGTCGACTGTGCTTGCAACTAGTATCCTCTAGTTAATAATATAACAAGACTACTATAGAATAGTGCTCTCCATGCAAAGAAACTCAATGTCTACTAATTTTAATCTGGGTTTCTCTCTCCTACGTTTAAAAGTATTtccttggataattttctctttacTTTTTAAAGCATCCGATCATCGAATTGTTGACAAAACGAATTtgactgaatttgcttttcaagtttcatatctGAATACATATTTGACagtaaccctgggttatcttaaccctgatTGGAACAACCAGGTCCTGGGCAAAAATACTTCTTTACTTTAGTTTGTAGAATGTATAAGGAAAATTTGTTAATATAATTAAAACTTTCCGGAAACATCCAGGAAGTAGCAACTATATTTGCATAACGCCAAGTATGACTTAGTGCATAAAAATAGCATTAATGTAGAAATTCCACAATATttcaaaacagatttttttaaacctttgCACAGCAGGGAAAGGCACCCCAACTTCAAGTAGCGCAGatcatttccaaagaaaacttGAATAAGGGCTGAAATTAGATTAAGAGCTGTCACCATTGTGACGTCACTGTCAAAATTTAGTTTATGTCTAATCCATGTGTTATAATGGATTCTCAGTAAGACTAAGCGGAAGATGGTAAGGTATAAGATGTCCAAAGATGTAAGATATGTCTACCAAAACACTGGGTTAAGCTATTTTAAGAACTCAAAAATTACTTACAAGAAAGAAGGCGTAAAAAAGCCGAAAGGTTTCTTGACATTACAAGCCATCTTCATGTACACATCTCATATGATTTTCATAGTGCCGATGAAGAAGATCCTCACTTCCCATCTCTTCTTGACAAATCCAGCAGCTGTGTTTCCCAGTTATGGCTGATTGAGGGACTACCATACCACTGTATCCAGTCTCGCTCTGGGTCAGTGAGTTGTTTGTCCTAATATCAAGTCTTTCTCTTCCTGCTTGCTTACGCTTACAACGAGAACTTTTAGAAGGACACTCCTTGCTGTGACGATTATGAGACTTTGCTTTCGTGTGGAGTTCTTCATGTTTCCTAAGATTTCCTTtttgactaaaacacttgccacactgtttacattcatatggcttttctccagtgtgaattctttcatgaatccttaggtgtTCTTTTCGCCTATAACACTTGCCACAGTGTTTACACTCATATGGCTTCTCTCCCGTGTGCACTCTTTCATGAACCCTTAGGGAACTTGACTGActgaaacacttgccacaatgtttacattcataaggtcTCTCCCCAGTGTGTAATTTTTCATGACTCCTAAGACCTACTGTGGTGCTAAAACACTTAGCACACTCTTgacattcataaggcttctcTCCAGTGTGAACTCTCTCATGGACTCTTAGGTCTTTTGCTATGCTAAAACACTTACCACAGGTTTTACATTCATGAGGCTTCTTCccagtgtgaattctttcatgaACCATTAGGGATCCTGCtaggctaaaacacttgccacattgtttacatcCATAAGGCTTCtctccagtgtgaactctttcatgataCCTTAGGTTTCCTGTTTGGGCAAAACACTTtccacactttttacattcataaggcttctcCCCTGTATGAACTCTTTTATGAGTCTTCAAGGTGTgcgcttggctaaaacacttgccacattgtgtacattcataaggcttctctccagtgtgaactctttcatgtctccttaaGGCTCCTGCATGGcgaaaacacttgccacatcGTTTGCATTCATAAGGCTTCTCCCCAGTGTGAAGTCTTGCATGAATCCTTAGGTGTCCTGTTTGGctgaaacacttgccacactgtttacattcataaggcttctcTCCAGTGTGAAGTCTTGCATGAAtccttaggtgtcctgcttGGCTGAAACActttccacactgtttacattcataagatTTCTCTGTAGTGTAAACTCTTTGATGACCCCTAAGTGCCCCTGCTTGTGTAAAGCCCTTCGCATGCTTCTTGCACCTTAAGGACATGGAGTGCAGTTTCCTTTCTTCAGTCAATCCTATTGACATAATAAATATTGTTTAAGGCTTAACTTTTATAATAGAAAGTGGCACTGCCACTAGTCAtgcataagaaaaaaaacatgaatgaatacaagtgaaatgaaatgaatgagATCAGAGACTttttctaaaggctttttacATTGCAATCTTAACACAAAATGGTATTTACAGACAGCAAGTTACATAGAAGCAGTACTCCAAACGGTTGGCACTACTATAACCAACTTACAAGTTGAAACTAACGATAACTGGCTCACAATTTGATACTATGCAATTGTGCATTGCTTGTAATATGTACATGAAAGAAAGATGAAACATTTGTGACAAAAATTATCATGATGCTTGAGCTTGTTTAAGTAGACAGTGGAGGAAGATTTGTACGATTTTGTACAGGGGACTGACAAGaacaaagcgaaaaaaaatacactaaggtttttcaaaataaagtgtGCAAGAGCTCCCACTTTTTGCTGGTGCTATTCACAGGTTTAAGCTCCAGTAGATAGGTCGATTTAAGGTATTGTAGAAAATCTTGTATATTAGGAAACAAaggttttcttatttttacataattatcTAAATATAATGTCTGGCTAATAATAGACAGAAGTTTATTTGATTGTGGTTTTTTAAAGGCATCTAGTGTCAATCCAAAAGCCGTAGAAATATTTAGTGTGTAATTTCGTGGGATAATTTGGTATAAAGTAGGTCGTTGGAATTCCAGGAGGTAGTTACAGGAGCAAATTGGATCATTTGTCACTcccatttttgttaaaaagtcaTTGGTCCATAGTCATCTGTGTGGAAGTTTGAATTGAAATTCCACAATTCTTGTGCTTTTAGTGCATTTTGGAGCAAGGCCTCCTGTCATTTAATGCACTGTCACCTTCTTCCTTCCTATTAAACCGAAGATTAAATGGTGTTAAGATTAGTAAAAAAAAGTGCTCTAAGCTTTGCTAAATTTGGCCAACTggcatgatatttttttttgttgtgaaCCACCAGTGACAAGGAGGCTTACAGACTGTAATTAACAGCATGAGAATAATACTTCACATCATACAAATGCCAAAGACTTTCAGCATGGTTTCAGGATATACACAtgttttttcttgcagatactCCTTAAAAAGTAGGTGTCATCCATGAAGCAATACGTTTAGCTTATTATTGCATTTCTTCTGTTCAGTTGCAGTCAGAAATTCAACCACTTTTTCTTTGGAAAGCCGTAAACACCACTTTTGTTCAGTTTACTTAGGAAAAGACAGCAAGACTGGATGCTGCGCTCTCCCCAACTGAAGCGCACATTGCTTGGGAACGAATATAATTGAATATGGTGAGGACAATCTCTCAGGCAAGCCAATATCCCAGCAAGCCATAAAGGGGTTTGTCTATTTTACAACCCTCAGATGaatgtttacatttctttaatgttggaaaaaaagaaaaactagtgCAGTGGTGAGCATGCTGCAAATGACACAAAAAAGTACAGTGACTGGTTGAATTTTCACCTTCTTGAAACTGTGATTGGACCAGAGCTTGACAGGCAAAGGCCCCCAGTAGATCAAACCTCTAAAACACAATGCTTAATCTCGCAccagatctcttgttgacgCAGCTGAAGGCCAGATCTGGTTCAATCCGACTTGTACTCATGATTGCCTGTAAGGAAAGTGACACGCGAAGAAAGAGCAAGTGCTCAAAATAAATCCTCAAAATTGCAGCGATTTTTCTGTGtgttaaaacaacaaatttgatGGTGCCTTGaagttttttctaaaaaacctggttatacatgtatacatcTTAAGTATGAACAAACTAATTTGTCgttgttgttctttgcaacATTAAATTCAATGCAACAGCTTAAAATGGACCCCTTTTAAATTTAATCATCATAGCCCGCTAAGCCTTTAAAGCAGAGCACGTCTACTTCTACGCAAAAatgatttttccttttcaaacCTCTTTATTGATaccaagagagagagagagtaaaAAGATAAGATATAAATTGTATTACAatatatattgaaaaaaaaaaagtacttcTTGAGTGCAAATATTACTTTGAACAGAACTGGACATGTTGAATGTTGTCATCTGCCATGCTGTGGCTTGTGCAATTCAGTGATTTAGCACTCTTCATTATTgttcaataaatattttttgcaGAATAAGTAATTTTCcgtgtcagaaaaaaaaatcaacttgcaAAAGCCCTAAGGCTTTTTTCAGAATGTTTCTTGGTAAAATAATTTGTCCCATGGGTACTGACTTAAGCTTTGAGTGTGCATAATGAACATTAAATTTTAACTGCTGCATTCAATTTGATGttaccaaaaaacaaacaaacaacaacaacaacaaataaggTTGGACATACTTGAGCTGTGCGTGGTATAACCACATTCATGACAGGCCAACGAGACATGTGGAAAAATTGGATTTTTGTCAGACAAATCATTACACATCCAGTCCCATaagaaaacattttgtcatTCTAATATTCCATTGTTTTTCATTCAGACTTTGCCTGGCTGGCTTTCTACTTTTCTCAAATGTTTTTTGTCAATGATTTCATATTTTAGCTTACAAGTTCAAATACAACACAGAAAATGTATCAACACACCGTAACCTTCAGCTGTCGGTTATCATcatctttcattttttcattcatatGCTTTCATTTGTTACTGACACTGCCTTCTTTTATTCGGATTCAATTCAACCAGAAGATTCATATCTTTCAATGACTCTTAAAAAGGCtataatatacatgtattgtGCAGACTTGATCCCACTCAACTGAATTGCCTTAATCATTTGCTGTCTGAGAAAATCCttactacaaaattttttaCATGAATTTCTCAAGTTTGCTGATTCTTTTATTCTTGTTTCACACACAAAAAGAGATAATAATTTGTCTACCCAGTCACATATATCAACAAGTTTAAAATTGTTGTAAAGGTTGATTTTAGTTTTTGCAATCATGCAATCACCCGCTACATCCACACACATACATGCGCGTAGGTTAGAGGCTTCTTACAAAATTTTGAGCCGAAAATTTTACTAGTAGGAAAAGTATAAATACGTTATTTACTGCTCCAGGAGGACTCAGATGAAGGAGAATATGCTGGATAAGTTTTCTGATAACATTTTCCTTTCGGCAAACTAACAAACTATTGTGTAGGTCCTAGTAAACAGCCTTTGTCTCTCAAAATTCCCCCACTATCCAGGAGGGTGCAATTTTCAGGTTGCAGGTAGGATGTAGGATGCAGGTtgtgatttttgaaaagagTTAAATGTCCTGAATGGTTTCCAGATCTTCCCAAGcccaggttcgactgtacttacAGAAAAGACCAGTTCCTTGTCGCTATTTCTTCTGCCGTACCTACAAATATACAGTAGAAATTACACAGCCATGGTGACCCAATTTATATGTGTGACTTGTCTAAACACAAAATAATGTTTCATATCagttaaaagcaaaacaaaacgaaaaaaggtCAGTTCATGTACTGTTCAATGAAATCCACGTTGGATCCATGCAGTGGATAGCCAGTGAGAGTGGATAATTAACCAACAGAAATTTCAACCTGTCTTTTTTTCACCATTcgttatttcattttatttttgttttaaaaagtgtaaagaaaacaaaaatatatacatgATCTCAAATTCCAACAGTGCTTGAGAAATTCTAATTTACAGTGAAGTGGGGTACATAATGGCCTGCCTTTGAATGCAAAACTTGCCTCCCTGAGTATAAAGAGATTTGCAAAATCTAACTCACTTCTATTTGAAACCTCCCTTCTTGCTTGAAAGGTCTGGAACTAAAGGATCGATTTACAGAACTGAGATTTGAAATTTCTGATTTTGCGTGACCCTGTCACAAGAATACGGATATCACCAAAACATCATTGTGATGTCCTGTTTTAAGGGCTCAAGAAGATCTGTAAACCATTTAACTCTTAACTCTTTTTCAAGTTCTAACCTGCAACACTGATCTGCAACCTGCAACGTGCAAATTTCACCCTCTGCCCACTTTCCACTACACAAATTGGATTTGTATGTGTTGTAGTTGATCTtttatttcaattaattttcaagtgtttttgggtatggtagtGTATGctaataaatttaaaacaaaggaaaaagaaaaattaattgaaataaaaaattaactgcgaCATATGCGGGAGCCAACATGCACAGAAGGTCATCACCTTTTCAATATTGCATCACTATCTGTGTCACTACCCGTTCTCCCTCCATTAATTCTCCCACTCCTTCTCTAAAACAGGACACTGTTGGATAGTGATGCCTGCAGAGGAAGCTACAGAGGTGCATACTTGAACACtatattagtataggtaatagcatgatttgtagtgatatttggcataaataccacgagtgatatttcaaaattgttatacgtaattccatgagccattaggcgagtgaaatttgggaCAATATTCAAATATCACATGTGGTATTTTTATACCACTagatgagaaatttctgcaatttgattggcttagagcagtggtatttcagcttaatttgaaatacctacatgtgaaaattacaaaccttttgtgggtagtagtataagcaaataatagcatgatttgcacgtgatatttggcataaatataaTACCAATCGTgatatttaaaaattgtttaaatttcactcgcctaacgtctcgtgaaattacgtataacaatttcgaaatatcactcgtggcatttgtataggtaatagcatgatttgtagtgatatttggcttAAATACCaggagtgatatttcaaaattgttatacgtaatttcacgagccgttaggcgagtgaaatttgagacaattttgaaatatctcaagtggtatttatgctaaatatcacgtacaaatcatgctgttatttgtttatactacttccCACAAAAggaattaagctgaaataccactgctctgagccaatcaaattgcagaaatttctcatgtagtagtataaatgtcAAATATCACTATAAATCATGCTATAACAGTCTTATTACCTAACTCGTAATTTTCCTTGAGTTGTTTTTTGAGCGAAGGAATTGAAGTCATTTATGTAAGCAAAGCTTACGGTTAAGAGCttacttcttttttgtcttgATCAACCCTAGCACTTAGATCATTCTAAGAAGTATATATAATGCAATGAAAGGCTTTTCTTACCTCCAGTAATAAGCAGATTTTTGCACTCTCAGGCGAAACACAACTTAAAAACACAACCTGACAGGCAACACTCACTTTCTATGCAGCGTGACAAGCAGTAGTGCCCAGTCTGCTGCCTCGGACAACACTAACCCACTAACCTCACCACTAaccctgcctcgtacccagacgtctctctttataacgtgcgcgcaaaggaaggcgggaaggagacaactgGCGAGACGTCTGGCAGatcttgttttcaagatggcgggaaGAGTAATGGCGGACGaatatgtaatttttaaaataagttcaGCCCTATTCATTTTGCGAATTTTAAGCAAATCATTGCCAATCCACGTCGTGTGTATGAAGAGGAAGCTGTTTTTACCCCACATATTGGACTCAAGCATCATGATGTTTACTACCGAACTTTAAATCGAAAAACTACTAGCCGCGGACGGGACAGTACTGCCCTTAATTTTAATGAAACTGCCGCACGCCAAGATAACAGCGGTCAGGAAAGTTAGTAAGTTAGTAATCGTTTCTGTTAAGGTCCCTAGTGATGAAAGGATCTCTTCAGTCGAAGTGAAAACATGATGGCGAGCTGAGAATTGTTGCAACAGCCAAATGAAGCcaaatattttgtaaagcttTAATGCTATTTGCTGCACGCTGCATCTTGAGTACTCGAAAAGGCAACAAACCAGTCTGACTAGTCTCAAGACTTCCTAAGTTATGTTATTAAATAGATAATAAAtctgttaaatttttgtctcaGGATTTCGCATTGTGTATCATTATTTTGCTCGACAATGTAAGCTTATGTACTTACAGGAAAAACAGCCACAAAGCTAGctctaggttttttttttacttgcatttttttattgttcgattaCCTCACTGGGTACTAGACTTGTCACTGAATGCACAGCTCGGTGTAAATAAATCCTacttactttttatttaaatgCCTggtctgtattgttttttatttgttattgtgATATTACACAGTAGACCAATTTGGTTTTGCTATGCTCTTTTATAACACATCATTTATGTTTTAAATTATTGGTAACCTTGATTTTAAGTTGATAGACAATTTTGTTACCCTGATGGAAGAGGGCGATGTGGTTGATGAGATACCATCGTAACTACCATTTTGCCAGACAGGAGACATTGCCCtagacacttttttaaaaaataattgtgtttgaatatttcaaatttcatggcAAACAAGATGCTGTTAATGCCAGTTTAGAGAATAATGATTGTATCGTCCTAATGCCAACTGGTGGTAGGAAAGACTGAGTATTATGAAGTTCTTGGGATCGTTCTACCCAGATTCAACATTGTTGTTCCTGTGATTGCTTATACATGGTTCCTTTCTTGGCAAACCTGTGGTAGCATAAAATTCCCGTCACAAGTCTTCTGAAGGGGTAGTTTTTGACCTGCTTTGGAGTTTGAGAGGAATGGAAGatcatataataataata is a genomic window containing:
- the LOC140948700 gene encoding uncharacterized protein; its protein translation is MSLRCKKHAKGFTQAGALRGHQRVYTTEKSYECKQCGKCFSQAGHLRIHARLHTGEKPYECKQCGKCFSQTGHLRIHARLHTGEKPYECKRCGKCFRHAGALRRHERVHTGEKPYECTQCGKCFSQAHTLKTHKRVHTGEKPYECKKCGKCFAQTGNLRYHERVHTGEKPYGCKQCGKCFSLAGSLMVHERIHTGKKPHECKTCGKCFSIAKDLRVHERVHTGEKPYECQECAKCFSTTVGLRSHEKLHTGERPYECKHCGKCFSQSSSLRVHERVHTGEKPYECKHCGKCYRRKEHLRIHERIHTGEKPYECKQCGKCFSQKGNLRKHEELHTKAKSHNRHSKECPSKSSRCKRKQAGRERLDIRTNNSLTQSETGYSGMVVPQSAITGKHSCWICQEEMGSEDLLHRHYENHMRCVHEDGL